In the Telopea speciosissima isolate NSW1024214 ecotype Mountain lineage chromosome 6, Tspe_v1, whole genome shotgun sequence genome, CAAGAATGAGATTAAAGATATACAGAGCTCAAAATAAATAGAATTATCTAAGCATGTTAAATGAACAAGGATCTCTATTAATATATGTTGTCTATGGAGTAATAAACTTCCAAACATCCTTTttctaaaatattttataacaaatttctattttaattttttcttaaacATATGGCACTGAATCTAATATTGGCTTGTTGAGACTTTATTATAGTagaatcatataaaaaaattaagtgaGCCTCATGTTTCATTATTAAAGTAACGAAACTCAACTACTATCATTTTCTAACTAAAAATTCTTTCCTGAAACTTCTTAAGAGACCATGAACTATTTTAATATTTGACCTTAAAATTCTAATTATAAACATAGCCTTTCTATGTCCAAAATTATAGATTATAGAAATGGGGAAGAGGGCTTATCCAattattttgtaattctttttcttctttaataaaGAGAAGTCTAGTTACTTTCtaatgtttttttctttaataaataTGGATACCCATGAAGCTAGATGGAAAAAACAAAGTTACTTTGTGGAAGTGAAACTAAGTTAGTTTGtgattattattaattttttttttaaagacctTAAGCAAGTTCTCATCATTTGAATGATTGAATAGAAGCATCTCCTGAGGTTTAGGCATTCTTATTATCACTAAACCTTCAAATCAAGAAGGAAAGGacatataatataaaaaaaaaatagttcttTTCAAATTCATGATCACCACTACTAATAAGTAccatttatttataatgttttaataaatagaaatatTGTTTAGGGAGACCATGTTTGCCATTCTTGATCTATTaataaagtagataaaaatGTTAGTCAAATAATGAGGTCTTATTATTTTTACTATAATGCCTTTTTAATCCACAATTCTTTAACAAAAGAGACTTAATTAAGTTTTAATAGGGAGTGGATAATTAAAGAGTGTCTTAACAAAGAGGTTTTGTTTTAGTGCGTGAAGCTTGGAGACTAATGACCTGACAGTTGAGTGTTTCAATAcctaattttaaaataaagtaCGGAgatagaaaagagagagagagagagagagagaaaaagaagaaagaaacctGCATTTTGGTAAGATCCCTTTTGAGGAGTTACATGGACAGCCAATATCTAGTGGTAATGCATGTTGAATGATTAAATATTATATAGAAAAATTAGCTGTTCTAAAGACAAAATTAAAGCTAAGTAGGGTCTTCGGACTTGAGCATAGATTAGTGAAGCTTAATTACTTTTTATATGTCCGAGAACACAGTTTCATTGGTCGTCGGTGATATTATCAATGCGATAATCATGACGATTATTTGTTAATTTTATAAAGCAAAAGGTGACAAATTAGTGTTAATCTTTAGGTACCATGGGTTCTCTTGCctgcaaaaatgaaaaatgagttGGATACTCTGAAGCATTCAAAGTAgtcaaaattagaaaaaaataatcCTAATTCCATCATACTTAGTTGCAATTCAAAGGTGGTAATCTTAGATATTTAACTATGTAAAGGGTAAAGAAGATGGGCACGCAATCGTTATATATACGTCCCTTTACAAAttttatctcttctcttctcatgtAATGATATAATCATCATCTAAACTCCTTTAACTTAGATGTGTATGGTGCTAATATAAAGACAATAGATCaatctctttctcttattttccgttttttttttaaatatatatataattatggtGACCTTTATATTTACAATCAATAACAACACATAATAATTACAATATATGGATATAAGAGTTGAAAGACAACaatttaaaagggaaaaaaaaaaatatcagttTTGGTTGAAAGGAATGTCAGTTTATTTATATACACAGGTACAAAAGGTGTCCGTATAGAGATCTAAATAATATTTGATGCAACACTTCGCATAATATCTATGGATTGGGGAGTTTTTAACCTCAAATACTATGTACTACAAGCATAACTGCATAAAATCCATCATTTCAAAATATagtagagagaaagagagagagactgataGTGATGGGTGATGTGTTCTAGGGTGAGGTGGGGTTGGTGGATCTttcaagaagaggaaagggattGGATTGGACGAGATTTACAAACAACACAAAGGGGGTGGTCGCATGCTTGacactttgttttattttttacttttggacTTTTGGATTGGGTGGGCTTTCGCTGGCCTTTGTTTGGTTTCACTTTCTTTCATGAgtcttttgagagagagagagagagatgtggacCTTCttggtggtagtggtagtggtacgTCTGATGCCCTAAAATTCAGGAAGCTTTTTCTTGCAATGGTGGGACTCGGGGGTGGAAGGGAGGGAATAGCTTGGGACAAGGGAGGGCTTTTACCACCCCCCCAACAATATTTGTTAACTTTAGCCTGTAGCGGTACCCAACCAAAAGCATGGCTCAACCTAAAGggcacccccccccctctcacaTGCGGCGGACCTGAGACCTGAGACCTAAGACATGAGACCTGACTGTCCTTATCGCCCCTCTTAACTGTCCTATTGTCTGCCCACGCAAATATATATACATCTATGTTGCAACTTCGGAGCAGAGAGAGATTGGGGCCCAAATGCCCGGGTTTTGGGGGCAAAGGGAGggaaagaggaggggggggggggggaagagttTTGACCAATTCCCGATGAAAGCGACTGCTGCCTCGTGGCCGACAGCTATACGGTTGCCCTTCcctctattctttttctttgacttctACACCCACACGTGATCTCCCCCATTTCTTCTCCTTTGCAACTTGCACCTTATGCCAGCTCAGACAGAGAGAGATTAGTTGGATCGTCCCGCTCCGATCCGGACGATCCGGCCTTCTCGCGTGTTTTCTTGTGGGAGTGAGGAAATGACAGTAGCAGTGCAGTAAAGATGGAATGGGGAAGAgaacccttctctctctctctctctctcggtctcAGCAGCTCTTCTTTATCAGTTCTGACCATCTCTGATCTCTCTAGTCGTCTTGGTCCTCGTTGTTGATTTCCATAGAATTTAGGGTTAGAGAGTCTCGGAGGTCTAAAAGCTGAACAGAAGAGGATACTTACTGTAGCGTCATTCCTTATGAATTCTGAGCTTTCTCATCTTACCCTAAAAGATAGTTTGAATCATGTGGGACCCACGGAAGATGATCCGTAAATCTGTCCCAGTTGAGACACTTCTCCAGATTGATCAGATCAGATAGATGTATGATGTAATCCCATCCCTATCCCTAATCTCATCATCTATTGACCATTGACTCTTTCCTCTTTCCCTTCATGGCCTCCACcattttagttagttttttttttttttttttttttatgggtcaGAGTGGACTCGAATCTCTCCGGTTCCAGTTTTCCAGATATGACTAAACCCTCCCTTTGTAACGAAAACATGGCTTGTTTCACGGGTGGGTCAAGACAACAACGAGGACCAAATGTTTTCAGTTTTGACAAGAATAGACTTTTATCCCAAACCTGTTTTCACCGAACCCGGATTGTTTTCACGGGTGGATAAAAGTATCCAAGTCCAAGAATAGAACGGAGAACCCATCAAATGTTTTTCCTTAAACTGACGAAAATAGCCTCATCTGTACCCTGCCACAGTTCTCTTTACCTGGAGATATATATGAGATGGGATGGTAAGTCTGAATCTGAGACTCACCCATAGGAAAGATCTGGATTCTGGGGATAATGTACGTTAATATCGTACTTTCTGTAGGTCACCTAAGCATGCAGGCTGGGTTGCCTCCTCTTTGGGTCAGAGCAAGGACATTTTCGTCAATTGCTGTGTACGTGGATTTGGCTTTTCAATGTCCCAATGAGTGTTGGCCAAAGTTTTTCTCTGACAGGACatttcacccaccatcttagggtttacaaaccctTCCAAAGGATTTTGAATGTTTTAAAATATCCTCCCCAGACCCATTTCCGTCCTCTCCCATCCATCGATGGATGGGATCCCGTGGGTGGAGAGAAATTAGCTAGGTTCataagtggttttttttttttttttttatgtggatttttttttattgataccCTTCAAagtgttaaataatttgtaattttattttggagTGATGTTCTATGTTCGGGAGCACATGGGAGCATAAGTTGggccagacacatggggcgggaGGCGGTCGGGATGATCATTCCCCCACACCCTCATGTGTGTGGGCGCAGGAGACCCCCATTGTGGGGaacattttctcttttttttttttttactttttaatacgatatataatttattttttcgaaTGAAAATAATAATGTCATTTTTTGTGCATAGTCGTAAAAATGTGGATGATGATAACATCTTTTAATAAGGATACAATGATTTGAAACCTAgtaattatttttgaaaactcatCTATACCTTATCTTAAAGATTTTTTAGAAATAAGACGAGAGGTAATTAAAAGAAGGTACTAatttctaaatacacctatagttaaggatgtcaaaatggaATCGAAACCGAATATCGGAACCAGAACCGACCGTTTACGATCAAATCGCACCGCAAAAAAATTATCcgcttttgattttataggttcttttttcagttcaattttgattttcacTGCAAAACCGCGGTTCTAAACCGAATAAGAAGCCgaaaaaaccgaatagaaactgATACATCTTTCTTTAATACTAAcccatgcatcaattggattaattaatttaataaatataattattgcatcaacatgaaacataaaataGGTAAAAAATGCCATGGGTTAACtctatattatatttgttcaagtatgaattgaaaattatggatgatgttaaaatggattaacaaaatcctacttttcaatagaataaataatttgttcaacatgtgagagtggagaagaaaaaacaaaggaaaaacaaagaataagaaaaaaaaaagacgggTGAAGATcgaaagtttttttatttttatcacataggcatAGAAAATATGATGAATGAGGGAGACCGAGAGAGCATGGGGAAACACGAAAATATAAAGACCTTGAAAACCAAGGTTGTTTTCGTTACTGTTTCCCAAAACGACACtacacaaaccgcatgtaaatcgATTGTGAATTGGATAACGAAAATCGAATAGAAATCGATAAAATTGGATCGTATGCAAAACGATTATGATTTTGGTTGATTCTTAtgtggttcgattttgatttcaccttatcaaaatgtaaaccacaccgcaaccaaaccgaataaccagaaccgcaccgtttgacacccttgcCTATAGTCCTATAGAGTGTTATTCAGACATTCCTTTTTATAAATGCCTTTTGATGTTGTTAGCAAAAATAGGGGAAAATTTTCCCTCAACGTGTAGGAAGTAATCATTCGAGAATTTTTTTATCTCTATTTCTGAATGATCGATAATACTCTCATTCCTTGCGCAAAATCTTCTCAATACAtccaaatgatttgattaagGGAGGATATACTTAAGAACATTTAAAAAGGCATTtgtagaggaagaaagaaatatattatcacaaaattgtaatttttttctttcgtaAACACAAAATTGTACAGTAAAGCTTCATGTAAGGGGAGTTGATCCAAACTCCAAACGAGGCTAGGATGTGCATGAGAAAATATTATAGATAGAACCTTCCCTTGTGTGTCTgatgagagaaagagattttGGATTTGACGTTTTAGATTGAGAAGTTACTTGGAACCTCAAGTTTTTCCCATCCACTGGCTTTCGGGTCCTAATAAACAATTAAAGGAACTAGTTGaaccacacaaaaaaacaaGACACCCCCAGCCAATACATCTGACACTCATACGATGGACGGTAGGTCCCACTTACACGTGTGATAGGGGCCCATCGTAGTGGTCCCAATCCTTAGTAAAGatctaacatgcttatattttCCCATTTGAATATTGGCAATACTGTTATAAGGCAGACGTTGAATATTAAAGGTGACGAGAGGAGATGGGGAATGGGAGAAGGGTCACTCCTTgtccctctttatttattttataaatttttaatcactttcttctttgtttatttcttaTGGGTTAGGTAAGCCGTAGTCAAGCGAAAGGGAATCAATCCTCCCTTGGATTAGGAtcatctccaaggagcccagcaCCCAAAACGTACCTAGGAGGTATCCAACGGTTGAATTATGCCACACATATCTTGGTGCATGCCTAAAAATATGTGTGACACAACCCAACAATTGGATGCACCCTGAGTGTACTAGGTTTTTGGAGACGAGCTAaactctcctcccccccccccctctctctctctcattcatatTATCTGACCTTTCGAGGGTTTTGGAGCTTCTATCTTGAGTTCTAACTACCCCCTCTGAATACCTTTCTCTCTAAGTCTTGCTTTTGAgactttccaatttttttttttctcattcttctttGCCTTAATTGTTTAaaccagcaaaaaaaaaattaaaaggaaaaataaataatttatatatttatttattgcttttttcttttaaaattgcTGATGTTTTTATGTTTGAATAAATTcaccatgaaaaaaaaattatttccttTTGACCTAAATGCAAAATTCTTAATTGTGTCTGATTTCAatgatagaaaaataaataaacaagatCCATAGCAAAACCCAACATATATGAAACGATGCAAAAATTGCAATTTTCAAATAACCAAACGATCCCCAAACTTTTAGAAATGAAAGTACATTAAATCTCATGCTGTCTTTTATCGTCATTTATAAGAGAGTAAGGATTAAGGAAGCCAAGCTGAGTGTAAGTAGAGCCGTAGAGGGGCAATGAAGGCGGCTGGTTCTGGGGCTCGGACTGGGGGCTGAAAGGGCGATGGGCCAAGGTGGGCCAGTCCAGGTTGGGAACAGAAGCCAGTAGATGGGCCCCACCCGCCGCAGCTCCACCACCACCCTCCCACTTGTCCCTTCCCCACGTTTTTGCATTTCGTAAACTTTTTGTGAATTCAAAGAAAGACAACGTAGACTGCGGCACCAATCAAATAACTTTGTTCACGTAAACAAGCCTTCAGATAGATTCCCATCCAACGATTCAAACCCATCTCCTTAACCCAACTTTGTCAACTTTCTTAACCATGGTTCTCTAAAGGGTTTAAAAGCCTTTATTTGAAACACCCAACCCAAACAACACTCATCCAGTCTAACAACTCTCCCTCAGTTTTGTTTTGCTCTCTCCTCTGGAatccctctcctctcctcttctcccctctataaaaattaaaaaaaaataaaaaaattccaacaaaataGAATGGCTGTTCCATTCCATTTGCTTCTTTTATCTCCTTCATCTTCCTTCCTCCATTCTCTTTCTCTGCACTTGATCCTCCTTGTTTTCTATTCTCTCTAGGGTTCGAGTTCCGGGactctcttttcttccctttctttaatCCTCTCTCCACCTTACATATTTaaagattataaaaaaaaaaaaccaatccaATCTAATTTCTCAGCTTCAGCTCCTATttgaatcctttttttttttttttaattattactagtttatttaaataatttttctcGTTTTTCTGGGTTTCTTTTGATGTGGGTATGGCGGGGTTTGATTTAGGCACAGCATCTCGTTATGTTCATCAACTTCACCGGCCGGACTTGCACTTGCAGATGCAACAAGAATCCGATGAAGACAACAATAGAGGTCAGTTTTCCGAAGATCATGATGATACAAACCACCAAGGACTCGAGCTCGTCTCCGCCAACAGCGGTGGAGGTGATATCGGTGGCCGAAGACCAAGAGGTCGGCCACCCGGTTCGAAGAACAAGCCAAAACCGCCGGTAATTATCACCAGAGAGAGTGCAAATACCCTTCGAGCTCATATCTTGGAAGTCGGCAACGGTTGTGATGTCTTCGACTGCGTAGCAACTTATGCTAGACGCCGGCAGCGTGGGATCTGTATTTTGAGTGGAAGCGGAACTGTTACTAATGTAAGCTTACGGCAACCGGCGGCGGCTGGAGCGATCGTGACATTACACGGGCGGTTCGAGATATTGTCGTTATCCGGTTCGTTTTTGCCACC is a window encoding:
- the LOC122664944 gene encoding AT-hook motif nuclear-localized protein 23-like → MAGFDLGTASRYVHQLHRPDLHLQMQQESDEDNNRGQFSEDHDDTNHQGLELVSANSGGGDIGGRRPRGRPPGSKNKPKPPVIITRESANTLRAHILEVGNGCDVFDCVATYARRRQRGICILSGSGTVTNVSLRQPAAAGAIVTLHGRFEILSLSGSFLPPPAPPGATSLTIFLAGGQGQVVGGNVVGALIAAGPVIVIAASFTNVAYERLPLEEEEQLQIQPPVSQSSGGGANGGGGAGGGGVNNPFPDPSSGLPFFNLPLNMGNLPVDGWAGNAAGRPPY